TAATGTGTGATTAAAGATGAGATTATTCTTGTGGAGATAAGAAAGGATTGATTTCTTTGGGATCTCGTCATAAGTTTGAAGCTTAACTTGCACTTTATTGTATTGAGTTCGAGGCTTGATCCATAGTGGTAGACATGTGCATTTGTTTGTTTAGTTGTAGGGAATTTTCAGATCATTTGTAGAGCTGGTTAGTGTTacactaataatattttgtatcttCACAACACACCAAGCGCTGCACTGAGTTCAAAACTCATTTGGAAGTTCCAGTCTCTTGTTTAAGCTTGACAATAAATGTTTGAGGAGGAGATATCTTGAAATTGGAACATGTTTGCCTTCGTTGCGTAGGAAGAGTTAAAATGGCCAAGTCTTGTAAGGGTCTTGCTGAGGAGCTTGTCAAGTGTCTCAGTGAATCGATGTGTGTCAAGGTAATATGTAAAACATGTCTGAACATACATATGGAGATACTGATTTTGCTTAACTCTTTCCACAGCTTGTTGTTACTGTTAAGTTACCATTCCTTTTTATTTCTGAAGTTTTGGGTATGTTGGGTGTAGGACGAGAAACGGTCAATTAGGGACTGCGCTGGTGAGAAAAGCCCATGTATACCGAGTGAATGTGTTGGCCTACGCGAAACCTACTTCAATTGTAAAAGAGGACAGGTACAAGCCAGAATAAGAAGAAGCATTCTTGTGAACCCTTCGAGATTGTTGTGTTCAACCTTGGGAGGAAGTGATGTTGGAAGAGTTTAGAGTCTCTTGGACTAATTGGACAttgtatttgtttgttttctgtaGGTTGACATGAGAGCAAGGATTCGAGGAAACAAAGGCTACTAACACAAGAGACATATACTGAGCACCTGCTTGTTCAATACCGCATTTTCACTTCCGTTATTTTTGTCTTCTTTTGATCAATTCCTTTGGTTACTAAAGGGGACACAATGCAGGGTCTTACAATACTTGCCATGTCAATATCAAGTTAAGACTTGTTCCTATACTCAAActtgattttctttttcattataaaaGGTGTATTACATTGGACCGGATTCACTTGAATGTCTTCATGTAGCTTAAAGAAAGAGTAACAATGAAAAAATGCTTACTTTCTTCTTATTTCTCAATTCCCTCATCTCAAATTTAACCGTTTCAACCGATTTTATGTAACTcctacaaaagaagaaatcaGCCTAACACTATGAACCTTATTTCAAGAATCCACACAgactctcatttttttttttttttcaaggaaAGCAATGAAGAAGGCCCAGGAACAATATGGTCCGGGCCTTTCTACAAGAGAATATAATTATAGGTCcttaatttgattttaatatatattttggttcATCAACGGACATAATCTTAAATTTGAGGACTGGTTTgcaatttttctctaaaataaagcTCAAAGAAGCTCTTTCACatcgtttctctctctctctagctcaTCTCCGCCGCCGTCAAAGACACACCACATCGCGTAGGGTTTCACGTCGGAGAATCTCAATCCCTTCACCTCAGAAGCTTTCATCAATGGCAACCAGTCAGTAAACTTCTCCCTCAACGTTCACATAGAATCCACACTCGCTCATCTGATTTTGCACTCGTTGTTTTGTTATGCAGTGGCTAGGTCGTTTTTGCAGGCGATATCAAAGGACGAGGCCGTCGCTCCTCCTCTCAGAGTTGTTCAGATCGAAGGACTGGTAACTTCCTCATACTTATCTTATCTCTGGAGTTCCCTATGGTGTGATTGATCTCGTTGTCGATCTACCTTAAGCTAAATTGCTCATTATAATAACTTAACTTAGTTATCAGTTAATTAAGAAGTGTTGATACTGAGGATTTTTGAATGTGTATATGCGTTAGGCTGTGCTGAAGATAATCAAGCACTGCAAGGAGTTTGCACCGACGCTTGTCACAGGGCAGCTTCTTGGACTTGATGTTGGTAGTGTTCTTGAAGTCACCAATTGTTTTCCTTTCCCTGTAAGTTGATGAATCTTTGAAGCTCACTACTTAATGTTATAGCTTGTCTCTGATTATTGATATGACTTAAACGAGCGCAGGTGAGAGATGACGATGAAGAGATTGAAGCTGATGGGGCTAATTATCAGCTTGAGATGATGAGGTGTCTGAGGGAGGTTAATGTTGACAACAACACTGTTGGCTGGTAGGTTTTCGTGTGTCCTGATTGTGGAATCTTGCTGAATTGTTTTTGTGAATGTGATAAGATTTTGTTTGAGTTTTTGTTCAGGTATCAATCCACTGTTCTTGGGTCTTATCAGACTGTAGAGTTGATTGAGACCTTCATGAATTACCAGGTACTCTCCCTGAATCATGTTTACTACCATTTCTTTATGTTATGATAGTTGAGATTCTGGTTTGGTCAATTCATATGTTATGAACGTCATTCAGCTTTCCTTTTGAATAAATGCCTTCCTTTGCGTTTATTACTTAGGATAACAGAAACCAAAATACAATAGGTAGTGTACAGCTGTTTGCAATAGGTAGATTGGCATCTGTTTTGGTCAAAAACTTGATTGGATACTGAACCATGCGGACACTTTGTATGCAAATCTATAATCTATTACAAATCCCTTGCAAAATTAAGAAAGGAAAttcaataaattattttcatctGCATTTATAGGAGAACATCAAGAGGTGTGTTTGCA
The nucleotide sequence above comes from Brassica napus cultivar Da-Ae chromosome A9, Da-Ae, whole genome shotgun sequence. Encoded proteins:
- the LOC106419864 gene encoding cytochrome c oxidase assembly factor 5-like; translated protein: MAKSCKGLAEELVKCLSESMCVKDEKRSIRDCAGEKSPCIPSECVGLRETYFNCKRGQVDMRARIRGNKGY